CAAACAAAACGCCTGCTATTATAAAAAAGGTGGTTGAAAATACTTCGGCTTTAGCCCAATCGCTTGCTGCTTTTAAAATATCCATGCTTTTTTAATTTTATAAATTCCACGAAACACCGGTTTCTTTTTCCGATAAGTCCCACAATTTTTTAGCTACAGCTTTGTCTTTTGCGTGTGGCTCAATCGGATGCGCTCCAACGGGGCCAACCCAATTGCTTCGTCCTGTTGGCCCATAAAAAGCTTCCTGGTCTAAATTGTCTTCGGTGGCACACATTAATTCCGGATAAGCGCCTTTTTCTGCAGGTTGTGTTAACGGAGACAATTTCATCAGACCAAAGGTAATCCTCATCATCAAACTGCCACTTGTTTTAATCAGCGCGGTTCTGGAAGACCCCGGATGACAGGCATAGGCTTTTACAGCTGTTTTACCGGCCCTTTTTAATCTGTCCTGTAATTCATAAATACACATTATTTGCGCCAATTTACTCTGACTATAGGCATTATTCGGAGTATAATCTTTATCCCAGTTTAAATCATCAAATTTTATGGTTTTTATACCCATATTATAACCCATGCTACCTACGGTTACAATGCGCCCCTTTGATTTTTCAATCAATGGATACAGCAATGCCTGTAGTGTAAAATGGCCATAATGATTGGTCCCCATCTGGCTTTCCCAACCATCAACAGTAAATTGCTGTTTGGGCACCTGGGCAATGGCTCCGTTGCACATCAATGCGTCGATACGTGTTACTTTCTCCAACACCTCAGCTGCTGCTTTTTTTACCGAAGCCTGGTCGGCCAGGTCTAAACGTATAAATGATACATCAATATCGTTACCAAGCTTTTGTTTCAAGAGCGCAATAACTTCGGCTGATTTCCGGTCATTGCGATTTAACATTACAACACTTGCACCCTTAGCCAGGAGTATTCGGGTTGCTTCAAAACCTGTACCGCTGGTGGTACCTGTAATTAAAAATGTTTTACCCTTTTGCGATTTCATTAACTCGGGGGTCCAGCCCTTTCTTCCAAATTGATTCATTGTACTCATTGCTTTATTTTTTGCTTATTGATTGCACTAAAATTATTCTGGTACAAAGTTCGC
Above is a genomic segment from uncultured Draconibacterium sp. containing:
- a CDS encoding SDR family oxidoreductase, with product MSTMNQFGRKGWTPELMKSQKGKTFLITGTTSGTGFEATRILLAKGASVVMLNRNDRKSAEVIALLKQKLGNDIDVSFIRLDLADQASVKKAAAEVLEKVTRIDALMCNGAIAQVPKQQFTVDGWESQMGTNHYGHFTLQALLYPLIEKSKGRIVTVGSMGYNMGIKTIKFDDLNWDKDYTPNNAYSQSKLAQIMCIYELQDRLKRAGKTAVKAYACHPGSSRTALIKTSGSLMMRITFGLMKLSPLTQPAEKGAYPELMCATEDNLDQEAFYGPTGRSNWVGPVGAHPIEPHAKDKAVAKKLWDLSEKETGVSWNL